In Pseudobacteroides sp., one DNA window encodes the following:
- a CDS encoding glycosyltransferase family 2 protein, giving the protein MKFSFIIPAYNNKRLLANTLLALNMQKGYGVGDYEVIVIDDGSPERLFDYIKEVPWNYQLKYIYIDRLPSSCRAGARNKGLEIAIGKVVIFIDSDMLVNENYLSEVERYFKVDENICLMSTRLYADREIQSSEIVVKTVFNKYNFKGCRVKHLENRHVVFNSSSYNANVLKTPWLFTYSCNLAVSRKNLEMVGGFDENYKGWGYEDVDLGYRLYKRGIKIVINHKMEAIHQYHGDSSVFFSWSHNKFNQIRSNEDYFYEKYREIEQIIPFYYKRERFYIFQKFRLHTFVSKKSRSRKTYKLSLKNNSEFEKILKMLEEKASIKGEKSLIYIYDYMENTNIDILIQLYNSSSCMIRYYPISRCGKSLSIVVISLLYMFLRALFGVNLILKESIQKFIGKGQQRQLG; this is encoded by the coding sequence TTGAAATTCAGCTTTATTATACCAGCCTACAACAATAAAAGATTATTGGCGAATACCCTACTTGCATTGAACATGCAAAAAGGCTATGGGGTAGGTGATTATGAAGTAATAGTCATAGATGATGGTTCACCTGAAAGACTCTTTGATTATATTAAAGAGGTTCCATGGAACTATCAGCTAAAGTATATCTATATTGACAGGTTGCCATCCTCCTGCAGGGCTGGGGCCAGGAATAAAGGCCTGGAAATAGCAATTGGAAAAGTGGTTATATTTATAGACTCGGACATGCTTGTAAATGAAAATTACCTGTCTGAAGTAGAAAGATATTTTAAGGTAGATGAAAACATTTGTCTCATGTCTACACGTCTATATGCAGACAGAGAAATTCAATCTTCTGAGATTGTTGTCAAAACAGTTTTTAACAAGTACAACTTTAAAGGCTGTAGGGTCAAACACCTGGAAAACAGGCATGTTGTATTTAATAGTTCCTCATATAATGCTAATGTTCTCAAAACTCCATGGCTTTTTACTTACAGCTGCAATCTGGCTGTATCAAGAAAGAATTTGGAAATGGTAGGAGGTTTTGATGAAAACTATAAAGGGTGGGGGTACGAGGATGTAGATCTTGGATATCGGCTGTATAAGAGGGGAATAAAAATAGTCATAAATCATAAAATGGAGGCGATTCACCAGTATCATGGGGATTCTTCAGTATTCTTTTCATGGTCTCATAATAAATTTAATCAGATTAGAAGTAACGAAGATTATTTTTATGAGAAATACAGAGAAATAGAACAAATTATTCCCTTCTATTATAAAAGAGAGCGGTTTTATATTTTTCAGAAGTTTAGACTACATACTTTTGTTTCAAAGAAGTCTAGAAGCAGAAAAACATATAAATTGAGTCTAAAGAATAACTCTGAATTTGAGAAAATTTTAAAAATGCTTGAAGAGAAAGCATCTATTAAGGGTGAAAAAAGCCTGATATATATTTATGACTATATGGAAAACACAAACATAGATATATTAATTCAACTCTATAATAGCAGCAGTTGCATGATCAGGTACTACCCCATATCAAGGTGCGGAAAAAGCCTCTCAATTGTTGTTATCTCACTTTTATACATGTTTTTAAGAGCATTGTTCGGTGTTAACCTAATTTTAAAGGAATCTATACAAAAGTTCATTGGAAAGGGACAACAAAGGCAGCTTGGCTAG